Part of the Flavobacterium sp. MDT1-60 genome, AAAGGCGAAATAAAATCAATAATTATTTTACTAATTTTAAATTCTCTAAAATGATTTTAGAAAGTAGTATTTAAAAAAATATATTTATTCTTTATAATAAAAACCAAAATTTGATGACCAAAGTAAATCAGGATTTTCTGGCCAAAGGTGGTGAAATGGAGGCCTAACACGCGCTAAAGACCGGAGTAAAACTGCAGTAGGTCCGGTCGAATCATGGTCACAAGCTTATGTGAAATTGGTTTAGCGATTGTAAAAAAAAATTGTTGAGAATCATAAAGGTTTTATTACAACGTACAGCGAAAAAGATGAAGGAGCTACTTTTGATATTTGTTTACCTGAATTATAGTAAAATAAAAAACACACAAGCTTAAATAATACTTATGTGTTTTATATAGGTTTAAAATTTTATTATTTACGATTTGTACACAAAATTTTTATGGTCCGTGACAAATTCTTTCCAATTGATTCTTAAGGCATGTTCGATAGATTTTACAATATCCTTCATTAGAACGGGCTTGGTTATAAACAAATTAGCCCCTAACAAACGACATTTTTCTATAATACCAGGCTCATTAGAAGTTGAAAAAATGATAACAGGAGTATCTTTTTTTTCTGAACTTCTCAGTTCTTTCAAAACATCAAAACCATTTTTTCCCGGCATGTTCAGGTCCAAAAAAACGACATGTGGTGTTGGTGGCGGATTATAGATTGCTACTAGCAATTTATCTCCTCCATTATAAGTTTTTAGGTGTATTTTTTCTTGTAATAACTCCACTGCATCTTCAAAAATACTCAAATCGTCTTCATCATCATCCGTGTAAAATATCGTCAAATTTGTCATGTATTAAGTGAAACTATTTAAGTTTAATCAAAGATAGGTCAAATTTATAGATTTATTACTTTGTTTACAAACCCTCACAATAAATTAATAGTTGTAATCTCATAATTAATAAAGTAAATTATATAACCTCAAATAATATATAAAAAGCAATTTTACTTTTATAAACTGAGTCTTTACAAATACTATTTTAACTCATAGTAAATAAGACGCTTAACTATTTTACAATCATTAATTAAAACATAAAAGTCATGGGAGATCATAAAGACCTTACGAACGAATTTGCTGTAGATAAAATAAAAGATCTTGCAGAAAACATAAAAACATGTATGTTTTGTACCTACAATGAATACAGATTACAATCACGACCAATGTCTGTTCAAAAAATTGATGATTTGGGTCAACTTTGGTTTTTATCAGATAGAAACAGCAGTCAAAATGCAGAAATCAGCCTGAATCCACAAGTTGAAATTTTCTTTTCTGAACCGCATGATAAATTTCTGACTTTACACGGCACTGCAACTATTTCATACGATCGCGAAACAATAAAAGAATTATGGAATCCAATTGTTAAAGTCTGGATGCCGGGCGGTGAAGACGATCCAAATTTAAGTGTTATTAAAGTCGTTCCGGAAGATGGTTATTATTGGAATAACAAAAACGGAAAAATGGTTGCTATTGCAAAAATGGCTGCTGCCTTTGTAACCGGGAAAACTATGGATGACGGAATTGAAGGTAACTTAACGTTGCAATAGTTTTATTATTTAACCGCAAAGTTCGCAAGGATTTTACGCAAAGGACACAAAGAAAAATACTAAAAATCTTTGCGAACCTTGCGCAAACCCTTTGCGAACTTTGCGGTTAAAAATTCATTGTCTTAAACTCCAACGCATTTAAAATTCCAGCGTCACTGGCAGTATTATTAAAATATACAAACCCTGGTTTTAAAGCTATTTCTTTTTTTATCTGAAGTAATTCCTCAGTATCATAACTCGAATAAAACATTTTCGGAACGCCATGAAATCTAACAAATACCAAAGGAAAATTAGTAAAAATAGTTTTTGGCAATTGCGGATGACTCACGCTGCAAAATGTTATATTGTGTGCTAAAAAAGCATCCCAAACTTCAGGTATCCACCAGCTTTCATGTCGAAACTCAATTACATTTTTAAACTCAGTATTAAGGTTTTGAATAATTAACTGCAGATTTTCAGGGCTAAACTTATAACTTGGTGGAAATTGAAATAAAACTGCACCTAGTTTATCTTTAAAACCTAATTTACAAATCTGATAAAATTCAGAAATCAAATCTTCGCAGTTAATAAACTTTTTAATATGCGTAATTTCTTTGTGCGCTTTGACTGAAAATGCAAAATCTTCCGGTGCTTTATTATACCAATTTTCGAATACTTTTACTGTTGGGAATCTATAAAAACTTCCGTTAAATTCATATGTATTAAAGTGCTGGCAATAAAAGTCAAACCATTTTGAAGCAGGTAAGTTTTCCGGATAGAAAATTCCTTTCCAAAATCGGTTATTAAAGCTGGAGCATCCTATTTGAATTTCATTTTTCATGTGTGCAGGTTTTGACAATTGGTACAGAAAAAACTTCGTCTTTTTTTGTGGCCTGTATATTTTTTTATCAGTGGTAAATTACAGCGCAAACAGACTGTTTTCGTATGAGCTTCCCAATGCTTTTTTAATTCATATTTTTTCTTCCAATACAGGAATTCAAAACTATAAATGGAACATTCTGAAATAATTTCATTAAGATGATCAAACGGAATTTTACCTACCAAAGATTCTGGATGAATGTGGCATCGGTACAAAACTTCATTTTTAATGATATTCCCTACTCCGGCAAATATATTTTGGTCTAACATTGCATCGCAAATCATTTCATTTGGAAGTTTTTCTAAGCTTTGCATTGCTTTTTTTGGATCCCAATTATCGTTCATCACATCTTCGCTCCAATCATAGAAATCATTAATATTTCCTTCCAGAATTTTTATCGAGCAGGTATAAAAGTTGATTTCGCCATCAGAAAAAACCAGACTTAATCTCGGTGGGGTTTCCTTTCGTTCGTTGACACGATACGTTCCAAACATCAGCATATGAATCTTTAGAGTAAATCCTTCAAAACAAATTAAAAAATGTTTTCCCCAGGTTTTAAACTCCAATATAGTTTTGTCTTTAAGCCGCTGAATATCAATAGAACTATTTCCGGAAACGTCGATGATCTTTTTTCCTGTAAATTGTTGCACATCTTCTTTTAATATCACTATAGATGGACCTTCGGGCATAATATGGCTTTTAAATTTATAATTAAAAAGTGCAGTTTAAAAACTGCACTTTTATATTGTATTTTCAAAAAACTTAATTCGCTTCTGCAGCTTCAAAGTTTACGGCATTTACAGCCACAATTGTTAATGTTTTATCAGCACCTTTTTCTTCTTCAAGCGTTTGCTCTAATAAAGATGCAGCTTCTGACATTCCCAATGTTTCTGCAAATTGTCTTAAGGTACCATAAGTAGCAATTTCATAATGCTCAATTTTCTGGCAGGCAGCTATTATTCCGGCATCACGAACAACGCCAATTTCTGTTTCTTCCAGAATTCCGTTTCCTTCTTCAATTAAACCCGCCATTGCGTCACATTTTTTTGCAGTAGCTTTTTGTCCGGCCAGTTCAAAAACCTGCTCTAAACGGCTAATTTGTCCTTCTGTTTCTGTCAAATGATTGTTTAATGCATCAATAAGTTCTTTTGATGTTGCATTTTTAGCCATTTTCGGAAGTGCTTTTGTCAAAGCTTTCTCAGCCCAGTAAATGTCTTTTAGTCCGTCTTCAAATAATTCTGTTAATCCTGACGCGGCATCAGATTTTGGTTTTGTTACTCCTGCTTTTGTTGCAGTCTTTGTAGTTGAAGCAGATTTTGCAGTTGTTTTTGCAGCTGTCTCTTTTTTATTCGTTGTAGTTTTCATAATAAAAATTTATATGGATTAATATTTTTTAAAATTACTTTACCAGAGATCGGTTTTAGTTATATCATTATTTAATAAAATTTCATTCTAAACACCTGTTAATTATACAATTGCATTTAAAAATCATATAAGAAAATCCTTCATGTTCAGGGTTAGATTTGTAACACACTAATACTATAAAACTTTATATTATGAATACTACAGAACAAAAAAACAGTACAACCAGTAATAGAGATCCGAGAAATCAAAATCTAAATACTGCCGATAAAAACAGACTGATGAATGAAGAACTGTATGATATCGACGACATGAAAGAAACTGACGACAATAACAGCGAAATCGCAGAACGCGGATATATGGTTAGAAATGGTCATAATCCAAATGAGGTAAATCCTGATGAAATGTTTTATGATAAGGAAGATATTGAGGATCTGGACGACGATTTTCACTCTAAAAAAGATCTAATTCATAATAGTGATGATTTATATGATGATGCCGTAGATGCTGATCTTGATCCTGCTGTTGATGAATTGGATAATCCTTCAGACATTCGTGAACGCGAAGATGGTGACTTTAATGAAGTTGACGATTTGGAAGATATCGACGAAGATGATGAGGATGAAATTGAAGAAGATGAAATTGAAGAGGATCAAATTGAAGAAGAAAATTCTGAAGAAGATTATCCTGCAAATGATCCCAGAAAATTCTAAGGTCAAAAAAGCTAAGAAACAAGAAAACCGTTAATCACTTAACGGTTTTTTTTGTTTTTGATGCCACAGATTAAGAGATTAAAAAAGATTAGAATCTGTTCTTCCAGACTAATCTCCAATTTTTTCCAAGGCAGGAATATCATCCATTTTTTCCAGGCGTTCTGCAAGTTCTGCTCTCGCTTCATTCAATTCTTGTTCGGCTTTGCCTAATTCTTTATACCATTCTTCGTTTCCAGTTTCTGAAGTTTCAATTTTACGCATGATTTCATAAATTTCACCTTCGGCCTCCATCACTTTTAATCTTTTGTAATACGTCAAACTTTCTGTCATGTGTGCCAATGCAATCATGGCTGTTAAAAACGGATGATTGTTAGTTACATTTACATCTTTTATTCTTCCGTGTTCCAATTCAACTTTTAAGGCAAAAGCGAATTCTTCCATATTAAATTCCTCATGTTTACTATCCGGATTCAAGTAGGCTTCAATTGCTTTTACATTATTCATTGTCGAGAGATCAACATCTGTTTCTTTATTTTTCAAATCCTTATAAACCACATTCCCTATTGCTCTCGCCTCATCGATCGTTGGATCATTTTCGGGATTTTCAAAATCGCGAACCGACCAATCCCAATTTTCAGGATGAACAGGTTTTATATATTTTCACAAAAATCTGTCACATCATTTTTCAAACTTACCATTACATCTTCTCTTTTTATGTATATATCCTGATAAGCACCGCTTTTTGTTCCCATATTATTTGTTTATAATTTTAAAATACAAACGACACATTTACCAAAAAATGTGTCGTTTCAAGTTCGTTTTTATTTACTGAGCGCTATAGATTAAATACTTCTACGTCCGCTAATAAGCGAAAGAATAAATAATACTATGAATATAAAGAATAAGACTTTAGCTATTCCTGCTGCTCCGGCGGCGATTCCACCAAAACCGAATATTCCTGCCACTATGGCCAGAATAATAAAAATGACAGTCCAACGTAACATAAGCGTGATTTTTAAATTAATATTTTTGTTTCTTACTCAAATTTCATGTTTTTAAAAGATAAACATTAACTCTAAACATTATATTTATAGCTCTATAAGCACTGATTTACAATAAATTGAGCTGATAATTCTGTATTAATTCAGAAAAGGCAATTTCGGTTCTCGAAAAATATTTCTGATTACTTCGGCTTTTTTTTACCCTATCAAAATATTTCTGAATCGAACCATCTTCATAAGTTGAAACCAACAAAGGATGAACGTAATAATTTTTGCAAACATTTCTGGTATTTCCCAACGCTTCTGCTGTGATATCATAGGCTTCGAGAATATTCTTTTTTATTTCTTTTTCGTCTGATGTGGTTCCGATTTCCATTAAAGTTTCAAAAAATATAATTGAAGCGGCCCAGGTTCTAAAATCTTTTGCACTAAAATATTCACCAGAAATTGTATGCAAATATTCATTGACCATATGACTGTCTAAGACCTTTTTTTCGCCATTTTTATCATAATATTTAAAAACTTCCCAACCTGGGATTTCCTCACAGCGACTTACTAATCTTATAAGTTGCTTATTTTTGGTTGTAATCGTATGCTGAATTCCCTTTTTTCCGACAAATTCAAATCGAAGTGAATTTTTATCAATGTTAATATGACGTTTTCTCAAAGTCGAAAGTCCGTATGATTTATTGTCTTTAGCGTATTTTTCATTCCCAATTCTGATATGGGTTTCTTCCATCAGCCGAATCACTAAAGCCACTACTTTCTCTCTTCTCCATTCTTTTCTTTCTAAATCTTTATCAACTTGTTTTCTGATAGCGGGTAGTTTTGATCCAAATTCTGCTATTTTATAGAATTTAGTCTGATTTCTGATCAAATTCCATTTCGGATGATATCGATACTGTTTTCTGTTTCTATCGTCTAAACCAACAGCTTGTAAATGTGCATTTGGTAAATCTGAAATTTGTACATTTTGCCAGGCTGGAGGCAAAACCAAACTACTAATACGTTTCAATTCGCTTTTTTGCTTAATGCAACGGCCATTTTTTTTATAAATAAAACCCTCTTCACATTGACATCTTTCAATAGTCAATTGCTGATTACTTATATATACTAAATCTAATTTTTCCAGCACCAAATGCGGTGTTTTAATTAATTGGTTTACTAATTTTTCAGCTTTGGCTGTTGCTGTTGTATTCATGTTTATTCGATTTAATATTTCCCGTCAAGCGGATGTTTGCCACAGATTGCACAGATTTAAAAAGATTTTTCAACAACCATTTTTATAAACGGTGGAATCTGTGGCATTTTTTAATTTTTCTTTAAAGAATGAATCAAATTTTTTTTACTCATGTAAGAACGTCCCGGAATACCAGCTTTTATAGCTTCCTGATACAATTCTTCTTTAGTCCATTCTTCATAAGGTTTTGTTTTTTCACCCTTTAAATCAGGATCTTTTTTTGTAGTAACCTGAGCTGATTCATTTTTGTTATACCCTTCCTTTAAAAGTCCGTGATAATCATTTTTAGTTGTCGCATACATGATTAAGATTTTTAGGTTTAAAATTGAATGTTTGGTATATCAAATTTCAAAATAAAACAGTTTCAGCCTGTTATATAATTCTTGTAATAATTTTCATAATTAACTTTAAATCTGGAGCATAAAAAAAATCCCAATTCTTGAAGGAATTGAGATTTTTTATGTTTCTAATTAATTTAATTTTTTTTTTTCTAATCTGGATTTTGTTCCCACTAAAAACCAACTATCATTATAGTGACTTACCAAATAAACATCATAAAGTTTATTAATAACGAAACTTACTTTTTTGTTCTTATTTTTCAAAGCAATAATAATCTGGTTTTTTGACTTCTTTTTAAGAAAAATGGTTTTCGCTTCAACATTTGGAGATTCATCATGAATTATATATTCCTTGCCATTCTCATCATAATGAAAATCATTTTTATAAAAACTTTTAACTTTGTCATTATTCAGATAAATATCGATACTATCCTTAAATTGCTTAAGAAATACCAAGTTTATGTCTCGGGATTTTGAAGATTTTGTAATCCAAATTGTAGAAAGAGAATCTGCATAATTTACTATTTTTTGCTCCTCTTTAAAAGCAGGTAATACATTCGTTGTAGCACAACCACCAGTAAGAATGACAAGTATAATGGAAAATGCTATAATTTTATTCATACCGTAGTTCCTCATTAATGCAAAAGGTTTGATTTTGTTGGAAAATTATATATGACCATTATTCTTTTTCTTGTCTTTGAACATTTTGCCAAAACAAACTGTATCCAGTTTCGATTACCTCTACATCAAAGTTTCTTTTAATTTTAAATAGATTAATTGGATCAACTACAAAAAGCATTTCAAGAATAACTATAAGTCCGGCAATTGTATATAAGAATAACGAAATAGCTTTTTTTGCTTTTATAGTTTTGAAAGCCTTCTTTATTAGATAAAACACAATTGTCCAGAAAGCAAAATGACACAACAAATCAAATAAAAATTCTAAACAGAAATACTGATTCGACATTGAGGTATGAAATCCCCACGATTTATATATTAACGGAAAACCATACATAATTCCGTCCGTTCCATCAATAACATCTACATACCACCATTTTGTCAATCCAAGCAATGAAATCATAGTAAGGGGAATTACAAATGCAATTACGAGTCTTTTCATTAGTTTACATCGGCATTAAATTATAGATTTTTATAAGATTTGATCTCAAAACACATCGCCTAAAGATTCCCCAAGATAACAACTATAGTCGTTACCAACCATAAAATAACATTAATCATTTTCTGTTTTATTTACGTTAAAATTCTGTTTTTCAAATATTATAATTTAAATCGTTCACTTCCTTACGGAAAACCGCAATTGATAAAAAAATCTAATCTTTAAATCCTGTAACATTATTTAATAATGCTGTAAAAGATTCTTCATTCATCTGAATAATTTTACACCATAACATTTAAACTATAAAATCATGAAAAAGATACTATTAGCCGGAAAAATAATTTTAGGAGCGGGACTAATCATTATATTCTTGAATTCTTGTAAAAATGAAACTAAACAAGAAGATTCAAAAGAAGTGGCTGAAGATGCAAACGAAGCAAAATTTGACTCAATAGATAGTAAAGAAGATGACTCTGAATTTTTAGTAGATCAGGCTGAAGTTAATTTAGCTGAAATAGAAATCGGAAAACTGGCACAAACAAAAGGGACTAATCCTGAAGTGAAAAAATTTGGAAAAATGTTAGTTGATGATCATACTAAAGCCGCTTCTGAAGTAAGTGCTTTAGCTCAGGCAAAAAACTTTACTTTACCAACTTCTTTGACTGAAGATGGACAGGAAGAATACAAAAAACTAAACGAAAAATCAGGTCTTGATTTTGATAAAAAATTCGCTGACATGATGATTGATGGTCACGAAAAAGCAATTGACAAGTTGAAAAAAGCTTCTGAGGATGCAAAAGATGCAGATGTTAGAACTTGGGCATCGAATAATATTGCCGGATTGACCGCGCATTTAGAACATGCTAAATTGCTAAAGCAAAATTTAGACAAAAAATAAAATAAATTTAATTGGTTATTATTTTATTTTAAAAACCCCTCAAGAGTTGAATTGCTTGAGGGGTTTTCTTTTAAGCTTCTAAGGCTCTGAGATACTAAGGTTCAAAGGAAAATTCCAATCTTTAAATTCCAAATTCCAAACCTTTGCCTCTTTGTGCCTTTGCACCTATTTCAACGACTCCATATCAATCACAAAACGATACTTGATATCTCCTTTTAATAATCTTTCGTAAGCGTCATTTACTTCATTTACGCCTATTATTTCAATATCTGCGGTAATATTGTGTTCCGCACAGAAGTCAAGCATTTCCTGAGTTTCTTTGATTCCACCAATGGCTGATCCGGCAAAACTTCTTCTTCCTAAAATCAAACTGAATGAGGTTACAGGAAGCGGATCCATTGGAGCACCAACTAACACCAAATTTCCATCGACTTTAAGCAGATTTAAATACGAATCGATATTATGCTCGGCTGATACGCAATCTAAAATAAAGTGTAATGTTTTGGCGTATTTCGCCATTTGTTCCGGATCTGTAGATAAAACAACTTCATCAGCACCCAAACGTTTTGCATCT contains:
- a CDS encoding pyridoxamine 5'-phosphate oxidase family protein produces the protein MGDHKDLTNEFAVDKIKDLAENIKTCMFCTYNEYRLQSRPMSVQKIDDLGQLWFLSDRNSSQNAEISLNPQVEIFFSEPHDKFLTLHGTATISYDRETIKELWNPIVKVWMPGGEDDPNLSVIKVVPEDGYYWNNKNGKMVAIAKMAAAFVTGKTMDDGIEGNLTLQ
- a CDS encoding DUF1328 family protein → MLRWTVIFIILAIVAGIFGFGGIAAGAAGIAKVLFFIFIVLFILSLISGRRSI
- a CDS encoding DUF4142 domain-containing protein — protein: MKKILLAGKIILGAGLIIIFLNSCKNETKQEDSKEVAEDANEAKFDSIDSKEDDSEFLVDQAEVNLAEIEIGKLAQTKGTNPEVKKFGKMLVDDHTKAASEVSALAQAKNFTLPTSLTEDGQEEYKKLNEKSGLDFDKKFADMMIDGHEKAIDKLKKASEDAKDADVRTWASNNIAGLTAHLEHAKLLKQNLDKK
- a CDS encoding Rho termination factor translates to MYATTKNDYHGLLKEGYNKNESAQVTTKKDPDLKGEKTKPYEEWTKEELYQEAIKAGIPGRSYMSKKNLIHSLKKN
- a CDS encoding ferritin-like domain-containing protein codes for the protein MKTTTNKKETAAKTTAKSASTTKTATKAGVTKPKSDAASGLTELFEDGLKDIYWAEKALTKALPKMAKNATSKELIDALNNHLTETEGQISRLEQVFELAGQKATAKKCDAMAGLIEEGNGILEETEIGVVRDAGIIAACQKIEHYEIATYGTLRQFAETLGMSEAASLLEQTLEEEKGADKTLTIVAVNAVNFEAAEAN
- a CDS encoding DUF5661 family protein — encoded protein: MKNKETDVDLSTMNNVKAIEAYLNPDSKHEEFNMEEFAFALKVELEHGRIKDVNVTNNHPFLTAMIALAHMTESLTYYKRLKVMEAEGEIYEIMRKIETSETGNEEWYKELGKAEQELNEARAELAERLEKMDDIPALEKIGD
- a CDS encoding DNA-formamidopyrimidine glycosylase family protein, with amino-acid sequence MPEGPSIVILKEDVQQFTGKKIIDVSGNSSIDIQRLKDKTILEFKTWGKHFLICFEGFTLKIHMLMFGTYRVNERKETPPRLSLVFSDGEINFYTCSIKILEGNINDFYDWSEDVMNDNWDPKKAMQSLEKLPNEMICDAMLDQNIFAGVGNIIKNEVLYRCHIHPESLVGKIPFDHLNEIISECSIYSFEFLYWKKKYELKKHWEAHTKTVCLRCNLPLIKKYTGHKKRRSFFCTNCQNLHT
- a CDS encoding DNA topoisomerase IB, which translates into the protein MNTTATAKAEKLVNQLIKTPHLVLEKLDLVYISNQQLTIERCQCEEGFIYKKNGRCIKQKSELKRISSLVLPPAWQNVQISDLPNAHLQAVGLDDRNRKQYRYHPKWNLIRNQTKFYKIAEFGSKLPAIRKQVDKDLERKEWRREKVVALVIRLMEETHIRIGNEKYAKDNKSYGLSTLRKRHINIDKNSLRFEFVGKKGIQHTITTKNKQLIRLVSRCEEIPGWEVFKYYDKNGEKKVLDSHMVNEYLHTISGEYFSAKDFRTWAASIIFFETLMEIGTTSDEKEIKKNILEAYDITAEALGNTRNVCKNYYVHPLLVSTYEDGSIQKYFDRVKKSRSNQKYFSRTEIAFSELIQNYQLNLL
- a CDS encoding DUF72 domain-containing protein; this encodes MKNEIQIGCSSFNNRFWKGIFYPENLPASKWFDFYCQHFNTYEFNGSFYRFPTVKVFENWYNKAPEDFAFSVKAHKEITHIKKFINCEDLISEFYQICKLGFKDKLGAVLFQFPPSYKFSPENLQLIIQNLNTEFKNVIEFRHESWWIPEVWDAFLAHNITFCSVSHPQLPKTIFTNFPLVFVRFHGVPKMFYSSYDTEELLQIKKEIALKPGFVYFNNTASDAGILNALEFKTMNF
- a CDS encoding response regulator, with product MTNLTIFYTDDDEDDLSIFEDAVELLQEKIHLKTYNGGDKLLVAIYNPPPTPHVVFLDLNMPGKNGFDVLKELRSSEKKDTPVIIFSTSNEPGIIEKCRLLGANLFITKPVLMKDIVKSIEHALRINWKEFVTDHKNFVYKS